From a single Bacillus sp. (in: firmicutes) genomic region:
- a CDS encoding peptide deformylase, with amino-acid sequence MAILPIVTYPADILETNCERVTVFDKKLRKLLQDMYDTMVAADGVGLAAPQVGVNQRIAIVDIGDEHGTIELINPEIIESHGEDTDVEGCLSFPGVYGKVSRPYSVKVKAQDRKGRYFLLKANGFLARAIQHEIDHLNGILFTSKIIEYVKEEELEG; translated from the coding sequence TTGGCTATTTTACCAATCGTTACGTATCCAGCAGACATATTAGAAACGAACTGTGAACGGGTCACAGTTTTTGATAAAAAGTTAAGAAAACTATTACAAGATATGTATGATACAATGGTGGCTGCTGATGGGGTCGGACTAGCCGCTCCGCAAGTAGGGGTCAATCAGCGTATTGCGATTGTAGATATTGGGGATGAACATGGAACGATTGAGTTAATTAATCCCGAAATTATTGAAAGCCATGGAGAAGATACGGATGTGGAAGGTTGCCTTAGTTTTCCGGGAGTGTACGGAAAAGTAAGCCGACCATATTCTGTTAAAGTAAAAGCCCAAGACAGGAAAGGGCGCTATTTTCTTCTAAAAGCGAACGGCTTTTTAGCGCGTGCCATACAACATGAAATCGATCATTTGAACGGAATCTTATTTACTTCTAAAATTATTGAATACGTCAAAGAAGAAGAATTAGAAGGGTAG
- a CDS encoding methionyl-tRNA formyltransferase, whose amino-acid sequence MTKIVFMGTPDFSVPILRKIIEDGYDVVAVVTQPDRPVGRKRVLTPPPVKVEAEKHGIPVYQPEKIKDPQEYEKILALQPDLIVTAAFGQILPKEILDAPRYGCINVHASLLPELRGGAPIHYAILQGKKKTGITIMYMVEKLDAGDILTQVEVPIEEDDHVGSLHDKLSEAGAELLSQTIPKLLRGEIEPIPQNDEEATFAYNIKREQEKIDWSKNGEDIYNHIRGLHPWPVAFTTLGGNVLKIWWGVKYPLNHKSTPGEIVKVEEDGFVVATGNEIGIKITELQPAGKKRMEAKDFLRGAGSHITIGMKLGEENV is encoded by the coding sequence ATGACAAAAATCGTTTTTATGGGAACACCAGATTTTTCGGTCCCCATACTTCGAAAAATCATTGAAGATGGGTACGACGTCGTGGCCGTCGTTACCCAGCCGGATCGTCCTGTTGGGCGAAAACGCGTGTTAACGCCACCGCCTGTAAAAGTAGAAGCCGAAAAGCATGGAATTCCTGTTTATCAACCGGAAAAAATTAAAGATCCTCAAGAATATGAAAAAATTTTAGCGTTACAACCCGACTTAATTGTAACCGCTGCTTTCGGTCAAATATTACCGAAAGAAATACTAGATGCACCTCGTTACGGATGTATTAATGTTCATGCTTCCTTGCTTCCAGAATTACGAGGCGGTGCCCCGATTCATTATGCAATTCTTCAAGGAAAGAAAAAAACGGGAATAACCATTATGTATATGGTAGAAAAACTTGACGCAGGCGATATTTTAACGCAAGTGGAAGTCCCTATTGAAGAGGACGACCACGTTGGAAGTCTGCACGATAAATTAAGTGAGGCAGGAGCCGAGCTATTATCACAAACAATTCCGAAGCTTCTTCGTGGAGAAATTGAGCCAATTCCACAAAATGATGAAGAAGCAACGTTTGCCTATAATATTAAACGAGAGCAAGAAAAAATTGATTGGTCGAAAAATGGAGAAGACATTTACAACCACATTCGTGGTCTTCACCCGTGGCCAGTGGCCTTTACGACATTGGGTGGTAACGTATTAAAAATTTGGTGGGGCGTCAAATATCCGCTCAATCATAAGAGTACACCTGGCGAAATCGTAAAGGTCGAAGAAGATGGTTTTGTGGTGGCTACGGGTAACGAAATTGGTATTAAAATTACCGAACTCCAGCCAGCTGGTAAAAAACGAATGGAGGCCAAGGACTTTTTACGGGGGGCAGGAAGTCATATTACAATCGGTATGAAGTTAGGAGAAGAAAATGTCTAA